In one Limosilactobacillus oris genomic region, the following are encoded:
- a CDS encoding class II fumarate hydratase, protein MSDYRTEEDTLGPVKIPASALWGPQTERSRNNFPTGQYMPLAIIRALLNIKKAAAQANMETNAISADKGNLIVKAIDELLALSDEDLRKDFPLKVYQTGSGTQTNMNTNEVVAHKAHEINPDIEILPNDDVNKGQSSNDTFPTAMNVVALEALDNLKPAVQHLIDELKIKQDKYWKTVKVGRTHLQDAVPLTFGQEVSGYVSALEHDLDYIKTLEPTLNELAIGGTAVGTGLNAAEGMPEKIAEKLSEVYGLKLTAKSNKFYGLANHSGLDVVHGALKTLAADMFKIAQDIRFLASGPRAGYDELNIPANEPGSSIMPGKVNPTQAEAVTMAAIRVFGNDTVVTMASSQGNFEMNVYKPVLIDAFLESADLLAGTITGFADRCVAGMTVNEKRMAELVDNSLMTVTALSPHIGYHDSAKIAQAADKAGSTLKEAALKSGKVTEEQYDEWMDMLKMTNVDRED, encoded by the coding sequence ATGTCTGATTACCGAACAGAAGAAGATACTTTAGGCCCAGTTAAAATCCCCGCAAGTGCATTATGGGGACCGCAAACGGAACGGAGCCGCAATAATTTCCCAACTGGTCAGTACATGCCGTTAGCAATTATTCGTGCTTTACTGAACATTAAGAAGGCAGCGGCCCAGGCGAACATGGAAACCAATGCAATTTCTGCTGACAAGGGTAACTTAATCGTGAAAGCAATCGATGAATTGCTCGCGTTAAGTGATGAAGACCTGCGCAAGGACTTCCCATTGAAGGTTTACCAGACTGGTTCTGGGACGCAAACCAACATGAACACTAATGAAGTCGTGGCCCACAAGGCTCACGAAATCAACCCGGACATCGAAATTTTACCAAACGATGATGTCAACAAGGGGCAGAGTTCAAACGATACTTTCCCAACCGCGATGAACGTGGTGGCTTTGGAAGCCTTAGACAACCTGAAGCCAGCGGTTCAACACCTGATTGACGAATTGAAGATCAAACAGGACAAGTACTGGAAGACGGTTAAGGTTGGCCGGACCCACCTGCAAGATGCCGTGCCGTTGACGTTCGGTCAAGAAGTTTCTGGCTACGTTTCCGCACTGGAACACGACTTGGACTACATCAAGACTTTGGAACCAACCCTGAACGAATTAGCAATTGGTGGAACTGCCGTTGGTACTGGCTTGAATGCCGCCGAAGGGATGCCGGAAAAGATTGCTGAAAAGCTGTCTGAAGTTTACGGCTTGAAGCTGACTGCCAAGAGCAATAAGTTCTACGGCTTAGCTAACCACTCTGGACTGGATGTAGTCCACGGTGCTTTGAAGACTTTAGCCGCTGACATGTTCAAGATTGCTCAGGATATTCGTTTCTTGGCTTCTGGTCCCCGGGCTGGTTACGATGAATTAAACATTCCAGCTAACGAACCAGGCTCATCCATCATGCCAGGGAAGGTTAACCCAACCCAGGCGGAAGCCGTTACGATGGCAGCTATTCGGGTCTTCGGTAACGATACCGTGGTTACGATGGCTTCATCCCAAGGTAACTTTGAAATGAACGTTTACAAGCCCGTCCTGATCGACGCCTTCCTGGAATCGGCGGACCTCTTGGCCGGAACTATCACTGGCTTTGCTGACCGCTGTGTTGCTGGCATGACCGTCAACGAAAAGCGGATGGCCGAACTGGTTGACAATTCGCTGATGACGGTTACCGCACTGTCACCACACATTGGTTACCACGACAGCGCCAAGATTGCCCAAGCCGCTGACAAGGCTGGCAGCACGTTGAAGGAAGCAGCCCTGAAGTCCGGCAAGGTGACTGAAGAACAGTACGACGAATGGATGGATATGCTGAAGATGACTAACGTTGATCGTGAAGACTAA